DNA sequence from the Procambarus clarkii isolate CNS0578487 chromosome 9, FALCON_Pclarkii_2.0, whole genome shotgun sequence genome:
GCAAGAATACACGACTTAACATTACTTTTAGAAACGAAATAAGTACGTTACTGAAAGTAACGAAAGTTAAGTACTTTTGTTCAAATAAATGGGAACTACAGTTATATAAATGTACATGAAAGTCACTCAAACATTTGTGAATAGTTAAAATCTTAAACTTTAATATTTTTCAGTACCCAAGCctcaataaatatataactaaagcaaaaataattacacaataccaACAAGTAAAGCACTGTTCCATGCGGTCTAATATTTATACTTGACCAAATTCATTATTTCAAACACATTAAAAACTATCACTACATAAGCCAAACCTTGAGATAATAGTCCATTCAATGTTAACCCAAGGAAGGTGAGGAGCACAGTGACCGCCTCGGTTCCGCCCAGTCCCCTCtacaccttcacacacactcacgcacgcacacacacccgcacgcacgcacacacacacacacacaccacctttgcCGCCATCCCGATTTCTCATTTTCTTTGTCACCTAAATCCTATTTAAGGTAAATATGCACTATTTTGGGATTTGTGTTAGGTAGGGGATTTTTATTATCTATATACAATTTTTGTCCCTTATAATTTATCTGCGACTGAGAACAAGGCAAAAATGGTCTTTATACATTTGGGATTAAACAGTAGATTGGTAGGTGTTGTTTTTGTTCCCAGACTCCCATCTTCAACAATCTAATGAAACATAATGATCACATCTTCAATGTCTTGACTTTGATATATTTAGTTATACTGTCCTTGAACTTTCTCGACAGTTTTCTTCCTTAATTTATCCCAGTAAAATTTTggtattatataaataatatgtctCATAAACCTCGAACTAAGTCCTGAtatatgattgattgatgaagattaagccatccctgagttggcacgggcatgaatagcccgtaaatcttAGCCCCGTATATTTGAACCCATCTCTCCTGACAATATTACTGGGGACCTCGGTCCCGTATTAATCATAATGGTGAATTTATCGGACACACTGAGCTGGACCAGCTCAGTGTGTCAATGATTTATCCAGCAAAAATAAATACACAAATAATCACCACTTTCATAATTTGTCCATTAGCTTCACACCTATGAAACGTAATATTATTTTTTAAGTTTCATTATATTGTGGCCCCATATACAAAAGTGTATTAGCTAAATAAAAAATCACCTTCCTAACGCAAATTCCCAAATAGTACATATCCACATATGGGATTTAGGTGACAAAGAAAACGAGAATTCTGAATGGCGGCAGGCAGGTGGTgtttaagagtgtgtgtgtgtgtgtgtgtgtaagtgtgtgagcGTGAGTGTGAAGAAGGTGTAGAGGGGGACCAGTTTGGACCGAGGTAATCAGTGTGCTCCTCACCTTACTGGGGTCAACATTTAATCGATTACACTCTCAAGGTATGGTTTatggatttttttatttttagaacaTTACGAATTCGGtgtggtttatatattagaatatatGCAAGAGTCAATCATTCGTCGGTTCTGTGTAATTGTTGCATTTTAAACTTCATAGTAAAATTTGCATAATAATTTTAAACTCGATAATTGTTCAACAGTCTTGTTCAGTATTACTTCAGCTCTGCTTTATTTACATAAAGTATTACCTTCTGGTTATTAAAATAACTTAAAGCAACTTAAATCAGAGCTTCCTTCCCGGAATAATTGTTCAGACCCACATTCCCAAAGTCTTGACAAATTTCTTTCTTAAAACCCATAGAGCTCTAGCGTCTAAAACGCTGAACTTCTCATACATGCTTGTTAAATTTGTCAATCCAGTTACTTTGCATAAATATGAAATTGAAGGAAGTCTAAATTTCCTAGGCAATGCCCTAAACGTAGAATTCCTAAACGGTTCTAATAGAAAATGGCCATAAATGTGCATTTAAACTCTTCCAAACTTCTTTAAGTTCAATAAAACTTATTTTATCTGCTAGCTGCAAAACTACCAAAAATAATTGAAAGAATTTTATCTAATTTCAGATGGGTTACCCAAAAACTATGCTGATAACGTTAGTTTTATTCGTAACAAGAATAAAAGGCCAGTACCAACAACCGCAAGTAAGCTTCAACTCTAGTTTTCTTGAAATGGTTTAAGCGTCTAAAATGCTGACACAATAATCTCTGGCATTTAACCTTTGTAAATAAAGTCCGGTGAATTTATTTTCAGAATCTCGTCGATCAAAACACGGGTACTCTTCTCCATGCTGTACCTGGTAGCCAAGGTCGTCCACTTCCTGTATTCCAGAATCTCCCTGGGGACAGACTGCCAGGCACAGGAAACTCTTTCAGCCATCCACTAGGAACGGCTCCAGCCACCAGCGGCACCTCCCCTCGGGGAGGTGTTGGCAGTTCGCCTCAGTTTATTGGTTTTCCTCAGAGCCTTGGTGCTTACCTCGCCCAAGGTGCACCCGCTCCTGACGAACGCTTCAGTCAGATAATTGCCCGTGGACCTGATGTAGACACTACCCAAAGTTTCATCGGTGTACCAGCTTCTGGTGCAGTGTTTGCACAGGGTATTGGAGGCAGTCCAGCTCTTGATGCTGGCTTTAGCAGCGGGCCAAGCGTTGGCGCAGCTCAAAGTTTTCGTAGTGGTGCCACCTTCGCCCAAGGCTTGGCCAGTGGTCAAATTTCAGGCGTAACCTTTGCCAGCGGTCCTGGTGTTGGCTCTGTTCAAAGCATCCCTACTGGTTCAGCTCCTAGAGCAGGATTTTCTCATGATATTGGTAGCCAAATAAATGTTATAAAAAGTGACAGGTCTAGCCAGGTTAATGTTCCTCGTGTAACTAGTGGGCCAGGAGCAAACATAATAAGGAATTTTGGCAGCCAGGAAGTTAGAAGAGTGGACGCACTCTTGACCCCAACTGTCACCCAAATTATCACCATCGACCGCTGCGTCACTGTCACCGACCAGGCCTTCAACAGCGTGGCCGTGACCCTGACTTCCTTCAGCGTGCAGACTGTCACCGTGGGAACTAGAGCGGTAAGTAGACTGTTAAACTGTCCTTGTAGAAATATTACTATCATTACTGTAGCAGATGACTTACTAAAGTGTTGTCACAGGTGTTGCAGACGCCCGTCGATGATCGCGTCGCTCTCCAGACATCGGTGTTTGTCCGGCCCGGAACCGTAACAATAACGGAGGTGAAGTCTGACTTCAGGATCGTGACTGAAACTTCCCTAACCCACGTGACCCTCGCCCACACGTCCTACGTCATCAGCCagtacaccttcaccaccacggCCACTCAAGTGTAAGTTGGAAACGTTCGCATAACTTGTGTACactttccccctccctcactttatTTGTTGCCTCTAGTTTGAGGCAAGATAGTTCCCTCAGTCATGTTGACTTCCCTGGATGACTGAAATATTATTATAGTCCTCCTCCTGGCGTCTAAGACTTCTATTTGTTGGTAGTTAAAGCACTTTAACCCACAATGCTTAATCTCTCCAAATATTGCATACACTTGGTATACGTTTGAGTTTTTGGGATGGATAGGAGTATAGGGACTATTTGGTAAACCCTGACACCGCAGTATATCTTCTTTTCCAGGTTGACGTACACGGCAACTTTGGTGCATACAAATATAAGTACCCACAGAACGACGTTCACGAATTTCCGCACAGTAACGGACACCGTATACGTCAACAGTGGCTACGGCTATCGTCAACAATAAGATGACATATTGTATTTGGTATGGTATAGTCAATAAACTAACTAGGGTTCTCCATTGCTTGAATATCCTAACTTTATTTCTCCTAAAGTTTTGGACTGGGCAGTACCTTCAATTTTCTTATTTCAGTCAAATGAAAATAACCTAGTTTGCTTCAAATTAGTGTTGGCTATTGATGCCTTGCCTAAACAAATCTAATTGAAATTACATCGGTGAAAATACATAAAATTTAATATAGACTGATTAAGACCATAAGTTATGGCTGGCCACGCGTTCAACCAGTTCATTGCCTTGACCCTAAGATAGTAAAGCATAAATGGATGTTAGTAATGGTAATGCAAAGTTGTAAGTTTTGCGACCACGCAAACGGTTGCTAGAACCAGCTCCATTACCTACTATAATTGGTGGAGGGAGTAACCGTGAGCTTTAGTCTTAAATTTTAATTGCGTAAACTTTCTATTAACCAGTAAGAGCACGATGCAGTTTCTTAGGTTGACCTAAAACTTTAATGACAAACGCTGAAGTTGTCCTCTTACTTGCGCATTCAGGTGTTAGTAGCTAAAAATTGCAGGAAAATTACTTTAAAACCCAGAAACTACTTTGCCACTAACCAGAATACTCCGGAATTTGTAAATATTGCTTACTCCACCCCCTTGGAATTTAATCTTCACCAGGACAGATGTGCAATGGTAGACAACTTTGCGAATATGGACGTTTCAAACTAATAGAGGGGGAGTAGATGACTGTAGACTAATTAAGCTCTTTTGgcatttatttgtatttgaagtacgtggtgtGAAGAatttcaacccatcctcgactagtCCCTTACATCCAGCGGTAGACACCACAAACGCATTtataaatttgtacatgctgtcGATTCAAAACGAATAGTTTTACCAAATGCCTCAACAATTATAGCGCCATAACCGTCTGGTGGTTGTTTAACGACCTTATTACAGCAGATCGAACTGTATCTTTTTAACGTGGGTTTTGTTTCATTTAACGTTCCGTGGTTAACATTTCCGCAGGTACTTGTAATTATTTAAATATCTTTCGAAATCTCTGCAGGATCTTTCACATTCTCATCATACGACTTGGTTGATCAATTAACAATTTGGACCGGATTTTCTCGGTTATAATTCCTTGCATGTATAATCTCTCGTTTCCCATTTGGAAATAATTTGATTTCGGTAGTAATTTTGTATATTTAAAATCTTTATAAAATAATGTCTGTTAGCCCAAAGTTTAAAGCCGGAAGCCtttgcctggtgatggtattgaggCGGATTGGGAGCGGCCTTCAGGAATTAAGTTGGTAAAATCTACGGACTCTGCCCAGAATATTTAACTGATTGTTCATTACTAATTGGTATGCATGCACGTTCTGTGACGTCGGTAGAAGATAAAATGGGAGGTATCTATGGTCCCGTTACTGAATGCAGGTACAGGTTCCGCGTCTGAACACCAGTAGGTGCCGTGAGTAAAGGCAAACCTTCGGTTGTGAAGGAATGGTTAGTACTATTGAATGCTTTGATTTTGCCAGTGTCTAATTACATACTTCGCGACGAAGACTAAACTAGTCTGGAAAGTTTAAAAAGTCTTGAAGCTTCCTTTCGTAAATGTGTTTTCCTCTTTCTTGATACAGTTGAAAATTCTTAAGTGTTTAGTAAAAAATTACTAAGATGGTTTACTCCAGCTG
Encoded proteins:
- the LOC123766105 gene encoding uncharacterized protein; this encodes MGYPKTMLITLVLFVTRIKGQYQQPQNLVDQNTGTLLHAVPGSQGRPLPVFQNLPGDRLPGTGNSFSHPLGTAPATSGTSPRGGVGSSPQFIGFPQSLGAYLAQGAPAPDERFSQIIARGPDVDTTQSFIGVPASGAVFAQGIGGSPALDAGFSSGPSVGAAQSFRSGATFAQGLASGQISGVTFASGPGVGSVQSIPTGSAPRAGFSHDIGSQINVIKSDRSSQVNVPRVTSGPGANIIRNFGSQEVRRVDALLTPTVTQIITIDRCVTVTDQAFNSVAVTLTSFSVQTVTVGTRAVLQTPVDDRVALQTSVFVRPGTVTITEVKSDFRIVTETSLTHVTLAHTSYVISQYTFTTTATQVLTYTATLVHTNISTHRTTFTNFRTVTDTVYVNSGYGYRQQ